In Numidum massiliense, a single genomic region encodes these proteins:
- the argH gene encoding argininosuccinate lyase, producing MAPDRNPNRDSTAGEGATFPGKTYAEHVLKHVFNDQRDHLFAAMFAVHRAHVLMLGTRGLISRAHTTKLLQAIEEVATNPQAAWQYDPQYEDLFFMVEAKITEKVGPEVAGNMHIGRSRNDLGVAMYRLVLREKLLHVIDSVLQLREALLQKAHEHIHTVMPAYTHTQPAQPTTFGHYTLAMFDVLTRDTERLKHAFLTVNQSPLGAAALTTTGFPISREQVKALLGFDGLVENSYDAIGGADYLLETATSVATLMTNIGRWVQDLLLFCTREFAAVRVADPYVQISSIMPQKRNPVSLEHSRALASSAIADAQGVVTMVHNTPFGDIVDTEDDLQPHLYRAMHKAVRVLSLLNVVVRTLHIDKALLAKRAKEGFITITELADTLVRNYSIPFRSAHHITSAVAKEACARGLEMYELTPVHLTPIFEKFGYGDVAMTSTELARLSDPAYFVHVRNRPGGPNAKEVKRMLTQRRQSWEKDTAFWKQKKIELAEAATSLQQRVRSLIRSR from the coding sequence ATGGCTCCCGACCGAAATCCCAACCGAGACTCCACCGCAGGTGAAGGGGCAACATTTCCCGGGAAAACATATGCGGAGCACGTACTCAAACACGTCTTTAACGACCAGCGCGACCATTTATTCGCAGCCATGTTTGCTGTACACCGCGCCCACGTGTTAATGCTCGGCACACGCGGCCTCATCTCCCGCGCCCATACGACCAAATTGCTCCAAGCGATTGAAGAAGTTGCGACAAACCCGCAGGCCGCCTGGCAATACGACCCGCAATACGAAGATTTATTTTTCATGGTAGAAGCTAAGATTACGGAGAAAGTCGGTCCAGAAGTCGCTGGAAATATGCACATCGGGCGCAGTCGTAACGATTTAGGCGTTGCGATGTACCGCCTCGTTTTACGGGAAAAACTGCTACACGTCATCGACAGTGTCCTTCAATTGCGGGAAGCACTCTTACAAAAAGCACACGAACACATACACACTGTCATGCCCGCCTATACGCATACACAGCCTGCCCAACCGACGACGTTTGGACACTACACACTGGCGATGTTCGACGTGCTCACACGGGACACAGAGAGGCTCAAACACGCCTTTCTAACCGTCAATCAAAGCCCGCTCGGCGCTGCCGCCCTAACGACGACCGGATTCCCCATCTCCCGAGAACAAGTAAAAGCGTTACTCGGCTTCGACGGACTCGTCGAAAATTCGTACGATGCCATCGGCGGCGCCGACTATTTACTTGAGACAGCAACTTCCGTTGCAACATTAATGACGAATATCGGTCGCTGGGTACAAGATCTGCTCCTTTTTTGTACCCGCGAGTTCGCCGCGGTTCGCGTCGCCGACCCGTATGTACAAATAAGCAGTATTATGCCGCAAAAGCGCAACCCGGTCTCCCTCGAACATTCGCGCGCCCTAGCCAGTAGCGCCATCGCCGACGCGCAAGGGGTTGTGACGATGGTGCACAATACGCCCTTCGGGGACATTGTCGACACAGAGGATGATTTACAACCACACCTTTACCGCGCCATGCATAAAGCGGTGCGCGTCTTATCGCTCCTGAATGTCGTCGTGCGCACGTTACACATCGACAAAGCGCTACTCGCAAAACGGGCGAAAGAAGGCTTTATTACGATTACGGAGTTGGCGGACACACTCGTTCGCAACTACAGCATTCCCTTTCGTAGTGCCCACCACATCACGAGTGCCGTCGCTAAGGAAGCGTGTGCCCGCGGATTAGAAATGTATGAGTTAACTCCCGTCCATTTGACACCGATCTTCGAAAAGTTCGGGTACGGTGACGTTGCCATGACATCGACCGAATTGGCCCGCCTAAGCGACCCGGCCTATTTCGTGCATGTGCGAAACCGACCAGGCGGACCAAATGCGAAAGAAGTGAAACGCATGCTCACCCAACGTAGGCAATCGTGGGAAAAGGACACCGCGTTTTGGAAACAGAAAAAAATTGAGCTCGCTGAGGCCGCAACGTCGTTGCAACAGCGTGTACGATCGCTTATTCGCTCACGCTAG